Proteins co-encoded in one Neofelis nebulosa isolate mNeoNeb1 chromosome 2, mNeoNeb1.pri, whole genome shotgun sequence genomic window:
- the TRIM63 gene encoding E3 ubiquitin-protein ligase TRIM63 has protein sequence MDYKSSLIQDGNPMENLEKQLICPICLEMFTKPVVILPCQHNLCRKCANDIFQAANPFWTNRVGSVSMSGGRFRCPSCRHEVIMDRHGVYGLQRNLLVENIIDIYKQECSSRPLQKGNHPMCKEHEDEKINIYCLTCEMPTCSMCKVFGAHKACEVAPLQSVFQGQKTELSNCISMLVAGNDRVQTIITQLEDSCRVTKDNSHQVKEELSQKFDVLYAILDEKKSELLQRITREQEEKLSFIEALIQQYREQLDKSTKLVETAIQSLDEPGGAIFLLSAKQLIKSIVEASKGCQLGKTEQGFENMDYFTLDLEHIADTLRAIDFGTDEEEEEFIDEEDQEDEESTEGKEEGHQ, from the exons ATGGATTATAAGTCAAGCCTGATCCAGGATGGGAACCCCATGGAGAACCTGGAGAAGCAGCTGATCTGTCCCATCTGCCTGGAGATGTTTACCAAGCCGGTGGTCATCTTGCCGTGTCAGCACAACCTCTGCCGGAAGTGTGCCAATGACATCTTCCAG GCCGCAAATCCCTTCTGGACCAATCGGGTCGGGTCTGTGTCCATGTCTGGGGGCCGTTTCCGCTGCCCCTCCTGCCGCCACGAGGTGATCATGGATCGTCATGGAGTGTATGGCCTGCAGAGGAATCTGCTGGTGGAGAACATCATTGATATCTACAAGCAGGAGTGTTCCAG TCGGCCCCTACAGAAGGGCAACCACCCCATGTGCAAGGAGCACGAAGATGAGAAAATCAACATCTACTGTCTCACGTGCGAGATGCCCACGTGCTCCATGTGCAAGGTGTTTGGGGCTCACAAGGCCTGTGAGGTGGCCCCGCTGCAGAGCGTCTTCCAGGGACAAAAG ACGGAGCTGAGTAACTGTATCTCCATGCTGGTGGCGGGGAACGACCGAGTACAGACCATCATCACTCAGCTGGAGGACTCCTGTCGAGTAACCAAG GACAACAGTCACCAGGTGAAGGAAGAGCTGAGCCAGAAGTTTGACGTACTGTACGCCATCTTGGACGAGAAGAAGAGCGAGTTACTGCAGCGGATCACGCGGGAGCAGGAGGAGAAGCTCAGCTTCATCGAGGCCCTCATCCAGCAGTACCGGGAGCAACTGGACAAATCCACTAAGCTGGTGGAGACAGCCATCCAGTCCCTGGACGAGCCTGGTGGGGCCATCTTTCTCTTG AGTGCTAAGCAACTCATCAAAAG CATTGTGGAAGCTTCCAAGGGTTGCCAGCTGGGGAAGACAGAACAGGGCTTTGAAAACATGGACTACTTTACCTTGGACTTAGAGCACATAGCAGACACCCTGAGGGCCATCGACTTTGGGACAG